The Bosea sp. 685 DNA window GCGATAATAGTTCTTCGCGATGATCGCCTGGGCCTTTGGCGTGTAGAGGAATTCGAGATAGGCCTGTGCCTCGGCCCGGGTGCCTTTGGCGTCGACATTGGCGTCGACCAGCGCGACCGGCGGTTCGGCCAGGATCGAGAGGCTCGGCACGACGATGTCGAACTTGTCGGCGCCGAATTCATGCAAGGCGAGGAAGGCCTCGTTCTCCCAGGCGAGGAGCACGTCGCCGATGCCGCGCTGGGTGAAGGTCGTGGTTGCGCCACGCGCGCCGGTGTCGAGCACGGGCACGTTTGCCAAAAGCTTGCCGATATAGTCGCGAACCTTCGCCTCGTCCTTGTTGAAGGCCTTGTCGGCATAGGCCCAGGCGGCGAGATAGTTCCAGCGCGCCCCGCCCGAGGTCTTCGGGTTCGGCGTGATGATCTGCACGCCCGGCTTGACCAGGTCGCCCCAGTCCTTGAGCGCCTTGGGGTTGCCCTTGCGGACGAGGAAGACGATCGTCGAGGTGTAGGGCGAGGAGTTGTTGGGCAGGCGCGTCTGCCAGTTCTCCGGCAGCTTCTTCGAGCGCTGCGCGATGGCGTCGATGTCGCCGGCCAGCGCCAGCGTCACGACGTCGGCATTGAGACCGTCGATGACGGTGCGGGCCTGCGCACCCGACCCGCCATGGGACTGGCGGATGGTCGTGATCTTCTTGGCGTTCTTCGCGTTCCATTCGGCGATGAAAGCCGCATTGAGGTCGCGGTAGAGTTCCCGCGTCGGGTCGTAGGAGACGTTCAGCAACTCGGTCTGGGCGCGTGCGCCGGCCACGACGCCAAAGCACAGGGTGAAGGCCCCGAGCACGAGCCCGGCTCTAAGCACACGGCGAAAGATAGGTTGCGTCATGTCAGGGCTCCGTTGCGATCAATGCCGGAGGCTCCCTAGGAACCACCGACATTCGTTCTGAATAACAAACGAAACGTACTGAATTTTCGCACCAGCCTCAACGGCATGCTGCAGCAGGCCCGTTCCAAACTTGAACCCTATGGGAGAAAACGCGTCTCCCTTGAAGGCGTTCCACCGTATTTTTGGTCAGGCAATTTTCCGCGCAACGAGGTTTGCGGACAAATCAGGCATAAATTCAAATAGGCCGTTGTCGCGGCGCCGAACTCAGGCCCGGCGCAAATCCTGCGTTGCGCTGGTGGCAGCCACCGCCCCCAGCGCATGCCCCACCAGGACGAGCACAGGCCCCTTGGCCGGCAACTGGGCGAGCATATCAGGCAATGTCGCGATCGTCGCGGCCAGCCGGACTTCGTCCGGCCGTGTCGCCGCCAGCACGGCGACGGCTGGCGTCTGCGGATCGAGCCCGGCCGCCACGGCACGGTCGCGGAACCCTGCGAGCGTGGCGCGCGCCATGTAGATCACTGTCGTCGCATAGGGGTCGGCCATGGCCTGCCAGTCGAGATCGTCAGGCAGGTCGCCGCTGCGGGCATGACCGGTGACGAATTGCAGGCGGCGCGCATGGTCGCGATGGGTCAGTGAGAGGCCAAGCGAGGCTGCGGCCCCTTGTGCCGCCGAGATGCCGGGCACGATGGCGACCGGGATATTGGCGGCCGCGCAGGCCTCGATCTCCTCGCCGGCGCGGCCAAAGATGCCGGGGTCGCCGCCCTTGAGGCGCACGACATGCTTGCCCTGGCTCGCCAGCGCGACGATCAGGGCGTTGATGTCGCTCTGTTTGACGGACGGGCCATAGCCGGTCTTGCCGACCAGCATGCGCTTGGCTTCGCGGCGGGCGAATTCCAGCACGCCAGGCGAGACGAGGTCGTCATACAAGATGATGTCGGCGCTCTGCAGCGCGCGGATGGCCTTCAGCGTCAGCAGTTCCGGGTCGCCCGGGCCGGCGCCGACCAGGGTCACCCGACCGGTGCCGTCATGGGCGCTTTCGAGTCGGTCGAGCGCGC harbors:
- a CDS encoding sulfate ABC transporter substrate-binding protein — protein: MTQPIFRRVLRAGLVLGAFTLCFGVVAGARAQTELLNVSYDPTRELYRDLNAAFIAEWNAKNAKKITTIRQSHGGSGAQARTVIDGLNADVVTLALAGDIDAIAQRSKKLPENWQTRLPNNSSPYTSTIVFLVRKGNPKALKDWGDLVKPGVQIITPNPKTSGGARWNYLAAWAYADKAFNKDEAKVRDYIGKLLANVPVLDTGARGATTTFTQRGIGDVLLAWENEAFLALHEFGADKFDIVVPSLSILAEPPVALVDANVDAKGTRAEAQAYLEFLYTPKAQAIIAKNYYRPRNVEAADPKDIANFPKLELVTIDKDFGGWAKAQPTHFGDGGTFDQLYKPAR
- the cysG gene encoding siroheme synthase CysG → MSERQPEPTTARRIDRLATLPLFHKLEGRKVVLAGGSESALWKAELIAAAGADLRVFAGDAADRFTALANEPPAGRVTVVARHWQPDDLADAALAIGDIEDLTEARAFAAAARQLGVPVNVVDKPEFCDFAFGSLVNRSPLIVAISTDGAAPVFGQAIRAKIEGLLPAGLKSWAQAAKDWRPAVQLRELPFALRRAFWERFTARAIAAPERDPGEIDRSDLFSALDRLESAHDGTGRVTLVGAGPGDPELLTLKAIRALQSADIILYDDLVSPGVLEFARREAKRMLVGKTGYGPSVKQSDINALIVALASQGKHVVRLKGGDPGIFGRAGEEIEACAAANIPVAIVPGISAAQGAAASLGLSLTHRDHARRLQFVTGHARSGDLPDDLDWQAMADPYATTVIYMARATLAGFRDRAVAAGLDPQTPAVAVLAATRPDEVRLAATIATLPDMLAQLPAKGPVLVLVGHALGAVAATSATQDLRRA